Below is a window of Entomospira culicis DNA.
ATATTTGCCTTGCCTATCGTTATTGTGTCTATCGATAAACTGATTGTGAGCCTCAATTGCTTCATAAGTAACGGCTCTATCTCCCATCCAAGATAAGAGATCGATAATTCGCCAAATTTTATTGGCTTGGGGAAAAGGGTGGTGGGTTGACTCCTTGAGGGATATCTCCTGTAAAATGGTGTAAATGTCTTGTTTTGTGATCATGGTATGCAGACTCCTTTTTGCATAAATACCAGATACTGCCAGATTCTACAAAGAACCTGACAGGACTAAAGATGAATTAATTAGATACCCTAACCTAGCTTAATTTAAATTCGGTATGATTACACTTACTGCAAGGTGGCATTGTCTCACCTGCATCCATTCGATGAACTTGTTTGCACTTTGTGCAAACCCAATTCCCACTCTTAGGGCATTTTTCTCCAGTAGAAGCTTTCATATTGCTTCCTCCCGTTTTTAAAAAAATTTACGCTAATCTCTTGTTAATGAATTAGAGTATAAGTAATATTAAGCCTATATTATTTTTTTGTCAAGAGGGAGAATGCAAAAAAAGGCAATCATTAATGATTGCCCAATGCAAAAATATTGCTTATACGCTAATTCATGTTTCAATTCATGCTCTCGTGTTGAGTGCAACTTTACCGATTTTGATTGATGCTCTTCCTTTAAAGAGCAACGGTGAAGCAT
It encodes the following:
- a CDS encoding zinc ribbon-containing protein, producing MKASTGEKCPKSGNWVCTKCKQVHRMDAGETMPPCSKCNHTEFKLS